GCTCGGGTGCTAACCATGTTGGCCGCGACGGCGCTGGTTGGTCTGGCCTCGTGGCGTTGGGATCCCGTGCTCGCCGCGGCGGCGCGCGACCGGCTCAGTCCAGCCGCCCGGCGATGGGCCGGACACGTCCGCACGTGGGGAGCGTTCAATGATACGGCGGCCTTCGTGGCGGTCACGTGGGCGCTCGGCCGCATTCGCCACAAGCCGGCTTGGCGCCGTGCCGCACTTGCGGCACTCTTGGCGGCCGCGGCGGCCGGCATCGGTGTGAACTCGTTGCGCGTCACACTCGGCCGTCCCCGACCGAGGGCGGGACTGCCAGATCGGTTCACCGGCCCTTCGCTGAAATGGAACCGCCAGAGTTTTCCATCCGGCCACAGCGGCGCGTCCTTTGCCTCCGCCACCGCGCTGGCCGTCGCCGCCCCGCCGGTTGGCGGCGTCGCGCTGCTCAGCGCAGGTACGGTCGCCGCTGCGAGCGTTGCGAACCGGAGCCACTACCTGAGCGACGTGCTGGTCGGCAGCGGACTCGGCGTGATGTTC
Above is a window of Kiritimatiellia bacterium DNA encoding:
- a CDS encoding phosphatase PAP2 family protein; translated protein: MKELCLRVGREGRQLLQAAAALARERPARVLTMLAATALVGLASWRWDPVLAAAARDRLSPAARRWAGHVRTWGAFNDTAAFVAVTWALGRIRHKPAWRRAALAALLAAAAAGIGVNSLRVTLGRPRPRAGLPDRFTGPSLKWNRQSFPSGHSGASFASATALAVAAPPVGGVALLSAGTVAAASVANRSHYLSDVLVGSGLGVMFGWLFGAAARSLSADLDNKHTVPSVEQIEARGASDELAEGPAGKDQR